From a single Shewanella denitrificans OS217 genomic region:
- a CDS encoding DEAD/DEAH box helicase, with translation MAAATNPIQLRNYQQDAVDATINHFKRSKDSAVLVLPTGAGKSIVIAELARIAKGNVLVLTHVKELVEQNAQKVGLLTESASIYSAGLKQKKAQGKTVVASIQSAARAVERFSQGFSLVIIDECHRVSTEKTSQYQQLLSQLIKQNPKLKLLGLTATPYRLGSGYVYRHHYHGKVGNTDNPVFENCIFDLPMRPLIKQGYLTEPKIFDGLSAQYDFNALSPSDTGEYPQAEVDALLKHQGRATKAIIKQVKQVAELRRGVLIFAATVRHAQEIMTYLDDSAALITATTPHLERDDIISRFKTESLRYIVNVAVLTTGFDAPHVDLIAILRPTASISLFQQMIGRGLRLAPNKTDCLVIDYAANGYDLYYPEVGQAKPNSRAVPVQVHCPVCSFANTFWGLVDNDGDLVEHYGRRCQGLVDSELQSSTVNIKEVQCDFRFRSKACPDCGSDNDIAARICLQCDSTLIDPDKRLKQVLNAQHHHLFKCQEMLLTQDGNKLVVQYLDVEGNDFKQQFYFDTPGQRRAFFAVFAMSHTRTPGMAHPKYHKVEDVLKDLKRFRKPDMLLLKKNKKFWQLQEAFFDYQGRYQLSY, from the coding sequence ATGGCGGCGGCAACAAACCCTATCCAGCTGCGCAATTACCAGCAGGATGCGGTGGATGCGACCATTAATCACTTTAAACGCAGCAAGGATTCTGCAGTATTAGTACTGCCCACAGGTGCGGGTAAGAGTATTGTGATTGCTGAACTTGCCCGTATCGCCAAAGGCAATGTCTTGGTGTTGACCCACGTTAAGGAATTAGTGGAGCAAAATGCGCAGAAGGTTGGCTTACTCACAGAATCTGCAAGCATTTACTCTGCGGGCTTAAAGCAAAAAAAAGCCCAAGGCAAAACTGTGGTGGCCAGCATTCAATCTGCCGCCAGAGCCGTTGAGCGGTTTAGCCAAGGGTTTTCCTTGGTTATCATCGATGAGTGTCACAGAGTCAGCACAGAAAAAACCAGCCAGTATCAACAATTATTAAGCCAGCTCATCAAGCAAAATCCAAAACTTAAACTACTCGGTCTCACCGCCACACCCTACCGTCTGGGTAGCGGTTATGTGTATCGCCATCATTATCATGGCAAGGTGGGCAATACTGACAACCCAGTGTTTGAGAACTGCATCTTTGATTTACCCATGCGTCCGCTTATCAAACAAGGCTACCTCACCGAGCCCAAAATTTTCGATGGCCTAAGCGCGCAATACGATTTTAATGCATTAAGCCCAAGTGACACTGGCGAATACCCGCAAGCAGAAGTCGATGCCCTGCTCAAGCACCAAGGCCGTGCAACTAAGGCGATTATCAAGCAAGTGAAGCAAGTTGCCGAGCTGAGGCGCGGGGTATTAATTTTTGCAGCAACTGTGCGTCACGCGCAGGAAATCATGACCTATTTGGATGACAGCGCTGCCCTTATCACCGCCACCACTCCCCATCTTGAGCGAGATGACATCATCAGCCGCTTTAAAACCGAGTCCCTTCGGTATATCGTCAATGTGGCAGTACTCACCACAGGCTTTGATGCGCCCCACGTGGACTTAATTGCGATTTTACGCCCCACCGCCTCCATCAGCTTGTTTCAGCAGATGATAGGTCGCGGCCTACGGCTTGCTCCCAATAAAACCGATTGTTTAGTGATAGATTATGCCGCCAATGGCTATGACTTATATTACCCTGAAGTGGGCCAAGCCAAGCCCAATAGCCGCGCCGTGCCGGTGCAAGTGCACTGCCCTGTGTGCAGTTTCGCCAATACTTTTTGGGGCTTAGTGGATAATGACGGCGATCTAGTGGAGCATTACGGCCGCCGTTGCCAAGGCTTGGTCGATTCTGAGCTGCAAAGCAGCACAGTGAACATAAAAGAAGTGCAATGTGATTTTCGCTTTCGTTCTAAAGCCTGCCCTGATTGCGGCAGCGACAATGACATCGCCGCACGAATTTGCTTGCAATGCGATAGCACCCTTATTGACCCCGACAAACGCCTCAAACAAGTGCTCAACGCTCAGCACCACCATTTATTTAAATGCCAAGAGATGTTGTTAACACAGGATGGGAACAAGCTTGTGGTGCAATATCTTGACGTAGAGGGCAATGATTTTAAGCAGCAGTTTTACTTTGATACCCCGGGGCAGCGGCGAGCTTTTTTTGCGGTATTTGCAATGAGTCATACTCGCACCCCAGGAATGGCCCACCCTAAGTATCACAAGGTTGAAGATGTGCTCAAGGATCTCAAGCGTTTTCGCAAACCTGACATGCTGTTACTGAAGAAAAATAAAAAGTTTTGGCAATTGCAGGAAGCTTTTTTCGATTACCAGGGTCGTTATCAATTAAGCTATTAG
- a CDS encoding GrxA family glutaredoxin has protein sequence MFVVIFGRPGCPYCVRAVELAEKLTEQREDFKFKYVDIHAEGISKADLSKSVGKTVETVPQIFVDEVPVGGCTEFEQYVRENKLLS, from the coding sequence ATGTTTGTTGTCATTTTTGGTCGTCCAGGCTGCCCTTATTGTGTTCGTGCTGTTGAGCTTGCAGAAAAGCTGACCGAGCAGCGTGAAGATTTCAAATTTAAGTATGTTGATATCCACGCAGAAGGCATTTCAAAAGCCGATTTATCTAAGTCTGTGGGCAAAACGGTTGAAACTGTACCGCAGATTTTTGTTGATGAAGTGCCCGTCGGCGGTTGCACTGAGTTTGAACAATATGTGCGTGAAAACAAATTACTGAGCTAA
- a CDS encoding peroxiredoxin, with product MSVLVGRPAPDFTAAAVLGNGEIVDSFNLSTAIKGKPAVIFFYPLDFTFVCPSELIAFDHRMAEFTSRGVEVIGVSIDSQFTHNAWRNTPVDKGGIGQVKYTLVADVKHEICKAYDVEHPEAGVAFRGSFLVDKEGQVRHQVVNDLPLGRNVDEMLRMIDALQFHEEHGEVCPAGWSKGEKGMTASTEGVAAYLRDNSDKL from the coding sequence ATGAGCGTATTAGTAGGCCGTCCAGCCCCTGATTTTACAGCTGCAGCAGTACTTGGAAACGGTGAAATTGTTGATAGCTTTAACCTATCAACAGCAATCAAAGGTAAGCCAGCAGTAATATTTTTCTATCCTTTAGATTTCACTTTCGTGTGTCCATCAGAGTTGATCGCATTCGATCACCGTATGGCTGAGTTCACTTCACGCGGCGTGGAAGTGATTGGTGTGTCTATTGACTCACAGTTCACTCACAACGCATGGCGTAACACTCCAGTAGACAAGGGTGGCATTGGCCAAGTTAAATACACTTTAGTTGCTGACGTTAAGCACGAAATTTGTAAAGCGTACGATGTTGAACATCCAGAAGCCGGTGTGGCTTTCCGTGGTTCTTTCCTTGTAGACAAAGAAGGTCAAGTACGTCACCAAGTGGTTAACGATTTACCACTAGGCCGTAACGTTGACGAAATGCTGCGTATGATCGATGCACTTCAGTTCCACGAAGAGCACGGTGAAGTCTGTCCAGCAGGCTGGTCAAAAGGCGAAAAAGGCATGACAGCCAGCACTGAAGGTGTTGCTGCTTACCTAAGAGATAACTCAGACAAGCTATAA
- a CDS encoding Na+/H+ antiporter family protein, which produces MNAVVIAVSLMLILSLMRVNVVIALTVSALVAGFVGGLPLAETISAFNDGLGGGAQIALSYALLGAFAAALSHSGLTQLISTAIISKLGQEPNSRNTQVVRALLITAILLMAISSQNILPIHIAFIPILIPPLLHVMTKLKLDRRLIACVLTFGLVTTYMILPIGFGGIFLNDILLANLTTNGLDAIKGQIPKAMLLPALGMILGLFIAVFISYRKPRAYPSKEIDKEQAIAPDADVTQLNRRTILVSLSAIVLTLMVQLYTDSMIFGALAGFVVFRFSGIIKKDISQDLFNQGVHMMANIGFIMIAAAGFAAVVKATGEVSTLVSSLGDIIGDNKALAALLMLVVGLLITMGIGSSFSTIPIIATIYVPLALSFGFSVTATIALVGTAAALGDAGSPASDSTLGPTAGLNVDGQHDHIRDSVIPTFIHYNIPLIIFGWIAAMTL; this is translated from the coding sequence ATGAATGCGGTTGTAATTGCAGTGAGCCTGATGCTCATCTTAAGTTTAATGCGTGTGAACGTGGTTATCGCGTTAACAGTGAGTGCCCTAGTGGCAGGATTTGTTGGCGGCTTGCCCTTGGCAGAAACCATTTCAGCCTTTAATGACGGCCTTGGCGGCGGCGCTCAAATTGCCTTAAGTTACGCCTTGCTCGGCGCTTTTGCTGCCGCGTTAAGTCATTCAGGTTTAACTCAGCTTATTTCTACAGCCATCATCAGCAAATTGGGTCAAGAGCCAAACAGCCGAAATACCCAAGTGGTGCGCGCCTTGCTTATCACGGCCATTTTGCTGATGGCGATATCCTCACAAAATATTTTGCCTATCCATATCGCCTTTATTCCAATTTTAATCCCGCCGCTGCTGCATGTCATGACCAAGCTCAAGCTCGACAGACGCTTGATAGCTTGTGTGCTGACCTTTGGCTTAGTCACTACCTATATGATTTTACCTATCGGATTTGGCGGCATTTTCTTAAATGACATTCTACTCGCCAACTTAACCACTAATGGCCTAGATGCAATTAAGGGGCAGATCCCCAAGGCCATGTTACTGCCGGCATTAGGCATGATATTAGGTTTATTCATTGCCGTGTTTATCAGCTATCGCAAGCCAAGAGCTTACCCAAGCAAAGAGATAGACAAAGAGCAAGCCATAGCCCCAGATGCGGATGTTACCCAGCTAAACCGCCGTACAATTTTAGTGTCCCTTAGTGCCATAGTGCTGACGTTAATGGTGCAGCTGTATACAGATTCGATGATTTTTGGCGCATTAGCAGGCTTTGTGGTGTTTCGCTTCTCAGGCATCATTAAAAAAGACATCAGCCAAGACTTGTTTAATCAAGGGGTGCACATGATGGCTAACATTGGCTTTATTATGATTGCAGCCGCAGGTTTTGCCGCCGTGGTTAAAGCCACTGGTGAAGTGAGTACCCTAGTGAGTTCATTAGGTGACATTATCGGGGATAACAAGGCCTTAGCAGCGCTACTTATGCTAGTGGTGGGCTTATTGATCACCATGGGCATAGGCTCATCCTTCTCAACCATACCCATTATTGCCACCATTTATGTGCCCTTAGCCTTAAGCTTTGGCTTTTCTGTGACCGCCACCATTGCCTTAGTGGGCACAGCCGCGGCCCTTGGGGATGCGGGCTCTCCCGCATCGGATTCAACCTTGGGGCCAACTGCCGGGCTCAATGTGGATGGCCAGCACGACCATATTCGTGACAGCGTGATCCCGACGTTTATTCACTATAATATTCCGCTAATAATTTTTGGCTGGATAGCCGCCATGACGTTATAA
- the upp gene encoding uracil phosphoribosyltransferase, which produces MKVVEVKHPLIRHKVGLMREADISTKRFRELATEVGSLLTYEATSDFETEKVTIEGWNGPVEIDQIKGKKVTVVPILRAGLGMMDGVLEHIPSARISVVGIYRDEETLEPVPYFEKIVSNVEERIALVVDPMLATGGSMIATIDLLKSKGCTSIKALVLVAAPEGIAALEKAHPDIELYTASIDKCLNEQGYILPGLGDAGDKIFGTK; this is translated from the coding sequence ATGAAAGTCGTTGAAGTAAAGCACCCGTTGATCCGTCATAAAGTAGGTTTAATGCGCGAGGCTGATATCAGCACCAAACGCTTTCGTGAATTGGCGACAGAAGTCGGCAGTTTATTAACCTATGAAGCCACTTCTGATTTCGAAACAGAGAAAGTGACCATAGAGGGCTGGAATGGCCCAGTTGAGATAGATCAAATCAAGGGTAAGAAAGTCACGGTAGTGCCTATTCTACGTGCAGGTCTTGGCATGATGGACGGCGTACTTGAGCATATCCCCAGTGCAAGAATTTCTGTTGTGGGCATTTACCGCGACGAAGAAACTTTAGAGCCAGTGCCGTATTTTGAAAAAATCGTCAGTAATGTTGAAGAGCGTATCGCGCTGGTGGTTGACCCTATGTTGGCAACAGGTGGCTCTATGATCGCCACTATCGACTTACTGAAAAGTAAAGGCTGTACTTCAATTAAGGCGTTAGTGTTAGTGGCAGCGCCAGAAGGCATTGCCGCTCTTGAAAAAGCGCACCCAGATATCGAGCTATATACCGCATCGATTGATAAATGCCTCAATGAGCAAGGCTATATTTTGCCAGGCCTTGGTGATGCCGGCGATAAAATCTTCGGTACTAAATAA